One genomic region from Maridesulfovibrio frigidus DSM 17176 encodes:
- a CDS encoding lysylphosphatidylglycerol synthase domain-containing protein, with translation MNYPDPKTSRAKAVLSTAGKSILAIGLIVWLIKSGSIRFEYLYVPFSKVPALLAGSMITLIAMSLGAVRYKELLRGVGSPLGLFKSIKITSIMYFFSQCVLGPASGDFARYFYTVKETKKGAHAGAAILADRIIGTMGLIGLCGLGMILNLSLVESSSDLRTIAVPMLGFLCGLWLSLFMGGVSLIKGRTAALLIGMPIYIYSFYLCIGAQTSFLAEQIGPVIFAASTCSILSALIAPEFLENGIIFKKLFSNTKIGSRIGELVSALLVFRNCPLLLLKIILITAVQHMLYVLSLFIFSQTQNLPAIPDFSEVFFAAPFSFLAGIIPSPAAGLGINEAAFETLLALVSNGIITAGASIYLMMRLWMTLFSLLGLPFILRNKGKKVAS, from the coding sequence TTGAATTATCCTGATCCTAAGACATCCCGCGCTAAGGCGGTGCTCTCAACCGCTGGTAAATCCATTCTTGCCATCGGCCTGATTGTTTGGCTTATTAAATCGGGCAGCATTCGCTTTGAATACCTATATGTACCCTTTAGCAAAGTGCCTGCCCTGCTTGCGGGAAGCATGATAACTCTCATAGCTATGTCGCTGGGAGCAGTGCGTTACAAAGAGTTATTACGAGGAGTGGGCTCACCGCTCGGCTTATTTAAATCCATCAAAATCACCTCAATTATGTATTTCTTTTCACAGTGCGTGCTTGGCCCTGCAAGTGGAGATTTTGCGCGGTATTTCTATACAGTTAAAGAAACCAAAAAAGGAGCGCATGCCGGAGCTGCCATTTTAGCTGATCGCATTATCGGAACCATGGGGTTAATTGGTTTATGTGGGCTTGGGATGATTTTAAACTTGTCTCTGGTTGAATCTTCGTCGGACCTTCGTACCATAGCGGTTCCAATGCTTGGGTTTCTCTGCGGCCTATGGCTGTCACTTTTCATGGGAGGTGTTTCGCTAATAAAAGGAAGAACCGCCGCTCTTTTGATCGGTATGCCCATTTATATATACAGTTTTTATCTCTGCATCGGTGCACAGACCTCCTTTTTAGCGGAACAAATCGGACCAGTTATTTTTGCAGCGTCCACATGCTCGATTCTTTCAGCTTTAATTGCACCGGAATTTTTGGAAAATGGGATTATTTTTAAAAAGCTATTTAGCAATACAAAGATAGGATCGCGCATAGGTGAGCTTGTGTCTGCACTACTCGTTTTCAGAAACTGCCCACTACTTTTATTAAAAATCATTCTCATAACAGCAGTTCAGCACATGCTATACGTCTTATCATTATTCATTTTTTCTCAAACTCAAAACCTTCCTGCAATACCAGATTTCAGTGAAGTCTTTTTTGCCGCACCATTTTCATTTCTTGCAGGAATAATCCCTTCTCCTGCAGCCGGACTCGGTATAAACGAAGCGGCCTTTGAAACACTACTAGCCCTCGTATCAAACGGGATTATTACAGCCGGCGCGTCCATCTACCTGATGATGCGACTATGGATGACTCTTTTCAGCTTATTGGGATTACCCTTCATACTTCGTAACAAAGGGAAAAAGGTTGCAAGCTAA
- a CDS encoding redox-sensing transcriptional repressor Rex, with protein MKTQNIPKATIKRLAVYIQVLTGLKRDGVEVISSEKLARACSVNPSQIRKDLAYFGEFGVRGVGYYVHELISSIKHSLGVDRVWGCALVGVGNLGRALLRHKEFALRGFSIRAAFDCDPYKIGEIVSGLEVVCTRQLKTRVDEFGLEVGIITTPPERAQRAANYLVEGGIKGIVNFAQARIQVPKDITVEYVDFTHHFYSVAFNISSAT; from the coding sequence GTGAAAACCCAGAATATCCCTAAAGCGACCATTAAGCGTTTAGCTGTATACATCCAAGTTCTTACTGGTCTCAAGAGAGATGGCGTTGAAGTTATTTCATCTGAAAAGCTTGCTCGTGCATGCTCTGTTAATCCTTCTCAAATTCGCAAAGATTTAGCATATTTCGGTGAGTTCGGCGTGCGCGGTGTTGGTTATTATGTGCATGAGCTGATCTCTTCTATTAAACACTCACTTGGTGTCGACCGGGTTTGGGGATGCGCTCTGGTAGGAGTTGGCAACCTTGGACGGGCTTTACTCAGGCACAAGGAGTTCGCATTACGCGGATTTTCCATTAGAGCTGCATTTGATTGCGATCCATATAAAATAGGTGAAATTGTTTCTGGTCTAGAAGTTGTTTGTACCCGTCAGTTAAAGACTCGGGTAGATGAGTTCGGTCTAGAGGTAGGAATTATCACCACTCCACCTGAAAGAGCCCAGAGAGCGGCTAATTATCTCGTCGAAGGCGGGATAAAGGGAATCGTAAATTTTGCGCAAGCGCGTATTCAGGTGCCTAAAGACATAACTGTTGAATATGTCGACTTTACACATCATTTTTATTCTGTAGCATTTAATATCAGTTCAGCAACTTAA
- a CDS encoding sigma-54-dependent transcriptional regulator produces MANVLIIDDDPHISDLLCVLADHLGHNGEYALTLKEGLSLAREERFDVVFLDVVLPDGNGLDALPELQQLANTPEVVIITGKGNTIGAELAINSGAWDYISKPASTEQYLLHMQRVLQYRSEKQASHPKLGHHNIVGRSKSITRCLNQAAKVAEKHISVSLFGETGTGKELFAKAVHDNSLRRKGPFIAVDCATIPEKLVESTLFGTKIHDLTGGSTTSEGLIAKADGGTLFLDEVGELSLALQKTLLRVLQEHTFRPVGSHNEVKSDFRLVTSTNLDLDALVQTGRFRQDLLYRLQAYTIELPSLRQRKEDIPELTRYFFNKLSIDSDAPPISISEDFMISLAAHSWPGNIRELFNVLEQIFTTHSESSEFIPIHLPVRIRVAAAQHSMLPETQNKTVLTIIQGNKSDVKKNSTKTVDLPRSELLDTNEFPELKTYREQALEQAEKLYLESLFLHCKGNINQAAKISGLSNSRIYALLKKYEIKKTYFST; encoded by the coding sequence ATGGCTAACGTATTAATAATTGATGACGATCCACATATTAGTGATTTACTTTGCGTACTTGCCGACCATCTAGGGCATAACGGTGAATATGCCCTAACACTTAAAGAAGGTCTATCGCTAGCAAGAGAAGAACGCTTTGATGTGGTTTTTCTAGATGTGGTCCTTCCTGATGGGAATGGTCTTGATGCCCTGCCGGAACTTCAGCAACTGGCGAATACTCCTGAGGTGGTTATTATTACCGGTAAAGGAAACACAATAGGAGCTGAGCTAGCCATTAATTCCGGAGCATGGGATTATATAAGTAAACCGGCTTCAACCGAGCAATATTTGCTACACATGCAAAGAGTGCTACAGTATAGATCGGAAAAGCAGGCTTCACACCCTAAGCTTGGACATCACAATATCGTTGGACGTTCAAAATCCATTACCAGGTGCTTAAATCAGGCAGCAAAAGTTGCAGAAAAGCACATCAGTGTTTCACTATTTGGTGAGACCGGAACAGGAAAAGAGCTTTTTGCTAAGGCCGTTCACGACAACAGCCTCAGACGCAAAGGCCCTTTCATCGCTGTCGACTGCGCTACAATTCCTGAGAAGCTAGTTGAAAGCACCCTTTTTGGCACTAAAATCCATGATCTCACAGGTGGAAGCACTACATCTGAAGGCCTTATTGCCAAGGCTGATGGTGGAACACTCTTTTTAGATGAAGTTGGCGAGTTATCTTTAGCTCTTCAAAAAACTCTCCTTAGAGTACTGCAAGAGCACACATTCCGCCCGGTAGGATCTCATAACGAAGTCAAGAGTGATTTCAGGCTTGTTACTTCTACAAACCTTGATCTGGATGCATTAGTTCAGACGGGAAGATTCAGACAGGACCTCCTATACCGCTTGCAGGCCTACACAATAGAACTGCCTTCACTTAGGCAGCGTAAAGAAGATATACCTGAGCTCACAAGATATTTTTTCAACAAACTCAGTATTGATTCTGATGCACCGCCGATTTCAATCTCTGAAGATTTTATGATATCTCTTGCAGCTCACTCATGGCCAGGAAATATTCGGGAACTTTTTAATGTTCTCGAGCAAATATTTACGACGCACTCTGAGTCCAGCGAATTCATCCCTATTCACCTTCCAGTGAGGATTCGCGTTGCAGCAGCACAGCATTCTATGCTCCCTGAAACACAAAACAAAACGGTTTTAACAATCATTCAGGGTAATAAATCTGACGTTAAAAAAAACTCAACTAAAACGGTTGATTTGCCCCGATCAGAGTTGCTCGATACCAATGAATTTCCAGAGCTTAAAACCTACAGAGAACAAGCGCTTGAGCAGGCCGAAAAGCTATATCTGGAAAGTCTTTTTTTACATTGCAAAGGCAACATTAACCAAGCGGCCAAGATCTCTGGTCTTTCAAATTCTCGCATTTACGCTTTGCTAAAAAAATACGAAATCAAGAAGACTTATTTCAGTACTTAG
- the atpE gene encoding ATP synthase F0 subunit C, translating into MRKALLVVVNTMALVLAASAAFASGVAPEVAAATATATAIGMAIAAAGCGIGQGLGLKAACEGTARNPEAGGKITVTLILGLAFIESLAIYALVVNLILLFANPLVG; encoded by the coding sequence ATGCGTAAAGCACTACTCGTTGTTGTAAACACAATGGCTCTCGTTCTCGCTGCAAGTGCAGCATTCGCTTCTGGCGTTGCTCCTGAAGTTGCTGCTGCAACTGCTACTGCTACTGCTATCGGTATGGCAATCGCTGCTGCTGGTTGTGGTATCGGTCAGGGTCTTGGTCTTAAAGCTGCTTGTGAAGGAACTGCACGTAACCCAGAAGCTGGTGGTAAAATCACAGTTACTTTGATTCTTGGTCTTGCATTCATCGAATCACTCGCTATTTACGCTCTCGTTGTTAACCTCATCCTTCTTTTCGCTAACCCACTCGTAGGCTAG
- the atpB gene encoding F0F1 ATP synthase subunit A: MAAGLPHPLIFMTELNNALGTHIPIHVWYTWVAMLILFTIGFLVSRKLSLVPGGLQNLVEIIVGGLEDFVVANIGEGGRTVFPFMCTLFVYILVMNLLGLVPGCDAPTANINTNAAMAVCTFLYYNYIGIKQHGAGYIKHFFGPVPALAPLMFIIEVVSHISRPLSLTLRLFGNIRGEEIVLVLLFMLAPVFSTLPMYFLFMLAKVIQAFIFFMLTMIYLKGSLEHAH, translated from the coding sequence ATGGCTGCAGGATTACCACATCCATTAATTTTTATGACAGAGTTGAACAATGCTTTGGGGACTCACATTCCCATTCATGTATGGTATACATGGGTAGCAATGCTTATTCTGTTTACTATCGGATTTCTCGTTTCCAGAAAACTTAGTCTGGTTCCGGGGGGGCTTCAAAATCTAGTCGAGATAATTGTCGGCGGACTTGAAGACTTTGTTGTTGCGAACATCGGTGAGGGTGGACGCACAGTATTTCCTTTCATGTGTACTTTGTTTGTATACATTCTTGTTATGAACCTTTTAGGCCTTGTTCCCGGTTGTGATGCTCCTACAGCGAACATCAACACCAATGCGGCAATGGCTGTTTGTACTTTCCTTTACTACAATTACATTGGTATCAAGCAGCACGGTGCTGGATACATCAAGCATTTCTTTGGGCCGGTTCCAGCGCTTGCTCCTCTGATGTTTATCATCGAAGTAGTTTCGCACATTTCTCGCCCGCTTTCACTTACCTTACGTTTGTTCGGTAATATCCGCGGTGAAGAAATTGTTCTCGTACTCTTGTTCATGCTTGCTCCTGTCTTCTCTACCTTGCCCATGTACTTCTTGTTCATGCTCGCTAAGGTAATCCAGGCATTCATCTTCTTCATGCTTACCATGATTTACTTGAAGGGCTCTCTGGAACACGCTCATTAG